In a single window of the Candidatus Poribacteria bacterium genome:
- a CDS encoding phosphatase PAP2 family protein — translation MLREFTNSLTRWDTLLFNRIFGWGDRRVLSRSFRLISWSANGCLYPFLVLYVHLTFGSAASKPLLLSATLAFLLERLLYHFLKQAMKRDRPYERIVDVQFRVRPPDRFSFPSGHTASAFVMMTLLSSTLPTLQIPTLCWGTMVGVARVYLGVHYPTDVLAGALLGIFAGQMGMWFMM, via the coding sequence ATGCTTAGAGAATTTACAAATAGTCTGACCCGATGGGATACGTTACTGTTTAACCGTATCTTTGGTTGGGGCGATAGAAGAGTTCTGAGTCGCTCATTTCGTCTCATTTCTTGGAGTGCTAACGGGTGTCTATACCCATTTTTAGTGTTATACGTGCACTTAACGTTCGGCTCAGCTGCCAGCAAGCCACTCCTTTTATCAGCAACACTTGCATTTTTGCTTGAGAGACTCCTATACCATTTCCTCAAGCAAGCAATGAAACGGGATCGACCGTATGAACGGATTGTCGACGTACAATTTCGGGTGCGTCCACCAGATCGTTTTAGTTTTCCATCCGGACACACTGCGTCTGCTTTTGTGATGATGACGCTGTTGTCGAGTACCCTCCCAACTTTACAAATTCCGACGCTTTGCTGGGGCACTATGGTCGGTGTTGCGCGCGTATATCTCGGTGTCCACTATCCGACAGATGTGCTCGCCGGGGCACTCCTTGGGATATTCGCAGGGCAGATGGGTATGTGGTTCATGATGTAG
- a CDS encoding polysaccharide deacetylase family protein, with protein MKNILLKTIPDKLVVLTFDDGCKSQATFAAPILKAYGFGATFYITEGLNFLTNKEAYMTWEEVKGLHDDGFEIGNHTRHHRNVTQQPAEELSADLVHIDARCETYGISKPTTFCYPGYSHGDAAVQVLAEHGFHFARRGVAPEFPYSGEGARGPAYNPTLHHPLLIPTTGASGPNWEFDDFTWALTQATDGNIAILTFHGVPDIEHPWVHTEPEQFEAYMAFLYENDYKVIALQDLTDYVGSHAL; from the coding sequence ATGAAAAACATTTTATTGAAGACAATCCCCGATAAACTCGTTGTGTTAACCTTCGACGACGGGTGCAAATCACAGGCGACTTTCGCCGCGCCGATCCTCAAGGCTTATGGCTTCGGTGCAACCTTCTATATCACCGAAGGGCTCAACTTCCTCACCAATAAAGAAGCGTATATGACGTGGGAAGAGGTGAAGGGATTACACGACGACGGTTTCGAGATTGGTAATCACACGCGCCATCACCGAAACGTCACGCAACAACCCGCTGAGGAACTCAGCGCGGATTTGGTGCATATTGACGCACGGTGTGAGACTTACGGCATTTCAAAGCCGACAACATTCTGTTATCCGGGTTATAGCCATGGCGACGCGGCAGTCCAAGTACTTGCTGAACACGGTTTTCATTTTGCCCGACGCGGTGTTGCGCCAGAGTTCCCTTACAGCGGAGAGGGCGCGCGCGGACCTGCTTACAATCCAACCCTCCATCATCCGCTCTTGATTCCAACGACGGGAGCCTCCGGTCCCAATTGGGAATTTGATGACTTCACGTGGGCACTCACCCAAGCAACAGATGGAAATATCGCCATCCTTACCTTCCACGGTGTGCCGGATATTGAGCATCCATGGGTCCACACAGAACCGGAACAATTTGAAGCGTATATGGCATTTCTCTACGAAAATGATTACAAGGTCATCGCGCTCCAGGACCTCACAGATTATGTAGGCTCACACGCTCTGTGA
- a CDS encoding aldo/keto reductase: MDRRAFLKSMASLTTGVLLSSACAEGGEEETASDRLGTLLPTRRFGRTGEAVTMLGIGGWHIGEMSEAEAQKTIETALEGGVRFFDSAESYQGGGSERRLGKLLVPKYRDDVFLMTKTTARNATKAWEHLENSLTRLNTDQLDLWQMHSVQNPADVNDRIDNGILDVMLEAKATGKTRYIGFTGHASPAAHERVLEQTDIFDTCQLAMNLVDVSYESFIERIVPTLIERNIGVIGMKALANGGFFGGSQHGKHGSNPKVVPNRVSVSEAIRFVWSLPVSTIVTGPDNAKQMQEKIDIAKTFTGMDDDERQALIEKVEDMAGTTVEFYKT; encoded by the coding sequence ATTGACCGACGTGCATTTCTAAAATCGATGGCAAGTTTGACAACAGGCGTTCTCTTGTCATCTGCGTGTGCAGAGGGTGGTGAGGAAGAGACTGCAAGTGACCGCTTGGGGACTCTCCTACCGACACGGAGGTTTGGACGCACCGGAGAAGCTGTAACGATGCTCGGTATAGGTGGCTGGCATATCGGGGAAATGAGCGAAGCAGAGGCTCAGAAAACGATTGAGACAGCACTTGAAGGGGGTGTGCGCTTCTTTGATAGTGCAGAATCCTATCAAGGTGGCGGTAGCGAGCGTCGACTCGGTAAACTGCTTGTTCCAAAATATCGCGATGATGTGTTTCTTATGACAAAAACAACAGCACGAAACGCGACGAAAGCATGGGAACATCTTGAAAATTCACTGACACGCTTGAATACCGATCAGCTCGACCTCTGGCAGATGCACTCTGTGCAGAATCCTGCGGATGTCAATGATCGGATTGATAACGGCATCCTTGACGTTATGTTGGAAGCAAAGGCAACGGGTAAAACCCGCTATATTGGATTCACTGGACATGCAAGTCCAGCCGCGCATGAACGCGTCCTTGAACAGACTGATATTTTTGATACCTGTCAATTAGCGATGAATCTCGTTGATGTCAGTTACGAGAGTTTCATTGAAAGAATCGTGCCGACGCTCATTGAACGAAATATTGGTGTGATTGGAATGAAGGCGTTAGCAAACGGAGGTTTCTTCGGAGGGTCGCAACACGGCAAACACGGTTCAAATCCGAAAGTTGTCCCAAATCGTGTTAGTGTCTCCGAAGCGATTCGTTTCGTTTGGTCGTTGCCCGTGAGTACAATCGTTACCGGTCCAGACAATGCAAAACAGATGCAAGAGAAGATCGACATTGCGAAGACCTTCACAGGCATGGACGATGACGAACGACAGGCATTGATAGAAAAAGTGGAAGATATGGCAGGGACAACGGTTGAGTTTTACAAAACTTAA